One segment of Variovorax paradoxus DNA contains the following:
- a CDS encoding carboxymuconolactone decarboxylase family protein encodes MKSVTASLVAVALALSAAVPAFAQAPAAAKPQTPAQRQFGEISPKFAELTDDVLFGDVWERPGLSKRDRSLVTVSALIAMNRPEQLRPHMVRARDNGVTQEELIETITHLAFYAGWPSAVTAIGVAKEVFGKP; translated from the coding sequence ATGAAATCCGTCACCGCCTCCCTTGTTGCCGTCGCGCTCGCCCTGTCGGCCGCGGTCCCTGCCTTTGCCCAGGCGCCGGCGGCCGCGAAACCCCAGACACCCGCCCAGCGGCAATTCGGCGAGATATCGCCCAAGTTCGCCGAACTCACCGACGACGTCTTGTTCGGCGACGTCTGGGAACGGCCGGGGCTGTCGAAGCGGGACCGCAGCCTGGTCACCGTGAGCGCGCTCATCGCCATGAACCGGCCCGAGCAGTTGCGCCCGCACATGGTCCGCGCGCGCGACAACGGCGTGACGCAGGAAGAACTCATCGAGACCATCACGCATCTCGCCTTCTATGCAGGCTGGCCGAGCGCCGTGACCGCCATCGGGGTCGCGAAAGAGGTGTTCGGCAAGCCATGA
- a CDS encoding class I SAM-dependent methyltransferase — protein sequence MQPLLNAIATTALPTDAKRVFHGRGGLYPGCEHLTLDFFPPVWVLTSFKPLAEDELAAVGDALAARWDQLAPSQPLDWVFQCRREGQSDTRLMSGEVPDPHWVTEGATRYRVNVGRGQNHGLFLDMAEGRHWVREYVAARSGAQSRVRVLNLFAYTCAFSVVALQAGARHVVNLDMSKAALAIGQQNHRANNVLEHASFLPHDLFSSWGKITRSGPYQLVIVDPPSYQKGSFVATKDYARLIKRLPDLLAPDGHLMLCLNAPEMGPAFLLDHMANLAPELIFVERLSNPADFADVCDQRSLKVLVYRAPPLDR from the coding sequence ATGCAACCCCTGCTCAACGCCATCGCCACGACGGCGCTGCCCACCGACGCAAAGCGCGTCTTCCACGGACGCGGCGGACTCTACCCCGGGTGCGAGCACCTCACGCTGGACTTTTTCCCACCGGTGTGGGTGCTGACCAGCTTCAAGCCTCTGGCTGAAGACGAATTGGCTGCGGTGGGCGATGCACTCGCAGCGCGCTGGGACCAACTTGCCCCGAGCCAGCCGTTGGACTGGGTGTTCCAGTGCCGCCGCGAAGGCCAGAGCGACACGCGCCTGATGTCCGGCGAGGTGCCGGATCCGCACTGGGTCACCGAAGGCGCGACGCGTTATCGCGTGAATGTCGGCAGGGGCCAGAACCACGGGCTTTTCCTGGACATGGCCGAAGGACGGCACTGGGTGCGCGAATACGTCGCGGCGCGCTCCGGTGCGCAGTCACGGGTGCGCGTGCTGAACCTTTTCGCCTATACATGCGCATTCTCGGTCGTCGCTCTGCAGGCGGGCGCGCGGCATGTCGTCAACCTCGACATGAGCAAAGCCGCTTTGGCTATCGGACAGCAGAACCACCGTGCCAACAACGTGCTGGAGCACGCCAGCTTTCTTCCCCACGACCTGTTCAGCTCATGGGGAAAGATCACGCGCAGCGGGCCTTACCAGCTGGTCATCGTGGATCCTCCAAGCTATCAGAAGGGCAGCTTTGTCGCGACCAAGGACTACGCACGGCTGATCAAGCGTCTTCCGGATCTTCTTGCGCCAGACGGCCATTTGATGCTCTGTCTCAACGCTCCCGAGATGGGCCCGGCATTCCTGCTCGATCACATGGCCAATCTGGCGCCGGAACTCATCTTCGTCGAGCGCCTTTCCAATCCGGCTGATTTTGCGGACGTCTGCGACCAACGCTCGCTGAAGGTACTTGTTTACCGGGCGCCTCCACTCGACCGATGA
- a CDS encoding (R)-mandelonitrile lyase, with protein MKSLAMTAISLSMAASAFAQDDKNQTGLRIARNGSQQSAKGPAEFFSGTVRIDPLFPKPNGPTRATGSYVTFEPGARTAWHTHPLGQTLVVTAGAGRVQRWGDAVQEIRPGDVVWIPAGQKHWHGAAPTTAMTHIAITEQADGKAVDWLEKVSDTQYATQP; from the coding sequence ATGAAATCTCTCGCCATGACCGCCATTTCGCTCTCGATGGCTGCCTCCGCGTTCGCTCAGGACGACAAGAACCAGACCGGACTGCGGATCGCGCGCAACGGCTCGCAGCAATCGGCCAAGGGGCCGGCGGAGTTCTTCTCGGGCACGGTCCGCATCGACCCGCTGTTCCCCAAACCCAACGGTCCCACTCGCGCGACCGGCTCCTACGTGACCTTCGAACCCGGTGCGCGCACGGCGTGGCACACGCACCCGCTGGGCCAGACGCTCGTCGTCACCGCGGGTGCCGGCCGCGTGCAGCGCTGGGGAGACGCGGTGCAGGAGATCAGGCCCGGCGACGTGGTCTGGATTCCAGCGGGCCAGAAGCACTGGCACGGCGCGGCGCCCACCACCGCGATGACCCACATCGCGATCACCGAACAGGCGGACGGCAAGGCCGTCGACTGGCTGGAGAAAGTCAGCGACACCCAGTACGCAACGCAACCATGA
- a CDS encoding aldo/keto reductase → MKQRELGRSGLRVSALGLGCMGLSYGYGPATGMADAVKLIHAAFERGITFFDTAEAYGPFANESVLGEALAPMRDQVVIATKFGFRDGDAGKGLDSRPERIRKVADEALMRLRTDRIDLFYQHRVDPQVPMEEVAGTVKDLIREGKVRHLGLSEAGADSIRRAHAVQPVAALQSEYSLWWREPEAEILPLLEELGIGFVPFSPLGKGFLTGAIDAQTSFGAADFRNTVPRFAPEARKANRALVDVLSGIAARKQVTPAQLALAWLLARKPWIVPIPGTTKLHRLEENAAAASVELSTDELAQVEAAVDGVQVQGTRYSADRQKLVGR, encoded by the coding sequence ATGAAACAAAGAGAACTCGGCCGCAGTGGCCTGCGGGTTTCCGCCCTCGGCCTCGGCTGCATGGGACTGAGCTACGGGTACGGGCCGGCCACCGGCATGGCCGACGCGGTCAAGCTGATCCATGCGGCCTTCGAGCGCGGCATCACCTTCTTCGACACGGCGGAAGCGTATGGACCCTTCGCGAACGAAAGCGTGCTCGGCGAAGCGCTGGCGCCGATGCGCGACCAGGTCGTGATCGCCACCAAGTTCGGCTTTCGCGACGGCGACGCCGGCAAGGGTCTCGACAGCCGGCCGGAGCGCATCCGCAAGGTGGCCGATGAAGCCTTGATGCGCCTGCGCACCGACCGCATCGACCTGTTCTATCAACACCGCGTCGATCCGCAGGTGCCGATGGAAGAGGTCGCAGGCACGGTGAAGGACCTGATTCGCGAAGGCAAGGTCAGGCACCTTGGTCTGTCGGAAGCGGGGGCCGACAGCATCCGCCGCGCGCATGCGGTGCAACCCGTTGCCGCGCTCCAGAGCGAGTACTCGTTGTGGTGGCGCGAGCCCGAGGCGGAGATCCTTCCGCTGCTGGAGGAGCTCGGCATCGGATTCGTGCCCTTCAGCCCGCTGGGCAAGGGCTTCCTGACCGGCGCGATCGATGCACAGACCTCGTTCGGCGCCGCGGACTTCCGCAACACCGTGCCGCGTTTCGCGCCGGAAGCCCGCAAGGCGAATCGCGCGCTGGTCGACGTGCTGTCCGGCATTGCGGCGCGCAAGCAGGTCACGCCGGCGCAGCTGGCCCTGGCCTGGTTGCTGGCCCGCAAGCCCTGGATCGTGCCGATTCCCGGCACCACCAAGCTGCATCGGCTGGAAGAGAACGCCGCAGCCGCCTCGGTCGAGTTGTCGACGGACGAACTTGCGCAAGTCGAGGCAGCGGTTGACGGCGTGCAGGTACAGGGCACGCGGTACTCGGCGGATCGGCAAAAGCTCGTAGGCAGGTAG